Proteins encoded within one genomic window of Gracilimonas sp.:
- a CDS encoding amidohydrolase family protein, with product MRFSYLMVVTVFVLSIFSCSKTDSEYIAIKGATLFDGTGNEAIENSVIVIRNREIDCVGKSGECSIPLGSEVVDAAGKFITPGLVDAHMHFFQTGFFDSRPDAMDLNETYPFPEVAAYQQQNPERYYDTYLCSGITAVYDVGGMSWSVGLQESAEKNPMAPHVAAAGPLLTPVPGAPFDLPSDRVLVPLDSEETGKTMVQYMSALGSTGIKFWGLRADDEEYMSYVEATAEEIRRLGNQMIAHATTLKQAKAAMKNGAKLLVHSVADTGVDDEFLTLAMENGTIYNPTLIVSAGYTLAFRAAAGIAPLEINDPNGCVDAKTMDLVTTASQFKDHPRLTNEFKERLKNFNPETDIISDIQLQNLKKVYESGIPIVVGTDAGNPGTLHGVSIFDEMDAMQQAGIPPKDLIVMATKNGAMSMRRLDDFGTLEAGKFGNLILLEENPAEDISNMRSLTHVMIKGELMRVDEIQGN from the coding sequence ATGCGCTTTTCTTATTTAATGGTGGTTACTGTTTTTGTGCTTTCAATATTTTCTTGTTCAAAAACAGATTCAGAATATATTGCGATCAAAGGAGCTACTCTATTTGATGGTACCGGTAATGAAGCTATTGAAAACAGTGTAATTGTAATAAGGAACCGGGAAATAGATTGCGTGGGGAAATCAGGTGAATGCTCTATACCATTAGGTTCTGAAGTGGTTGATGCTGCCGGAAAGTTTATTACACCGGGGTTGGTGGATGCACATATGCATTTCTTCCAAACCGGTTTTTTTGACAGTCGTCCCGATGCCATGGATCTTAATGAAACCTATCCATTTCCGGAAGTAGCTGCCTATCAGCAACAAAACCCGGAACGCTATTATGATACCTATCTATGTTCCGGGATAACTGCGGTTTATGATGTAGGCGGAATGAGCTGGTCGGTTGGGTTGCAAGAATCAGCTGAGAAGAACCCAATGGCACCCCATGTAGCGGCTGCCGGCCCTTTGTTGACACCGGTTCCCGGCGCACCATTTGATCTTCCCTCCGACAGGGTTCTTGTACCGCTCGATTCTGAAGAGACAGGTAAAACAATGGTTCAATATATGTCTGCCCTGGGGAGTACGGGCATTAAGTTCTGGGGGCTTCGTGCAGATGACGAAGAGTATATGAGTTACGTTGAAGCTACAGCAGAGGAAATTCGCCGGCTGGGAAATCAAATGATTGCACATGCCACAACATTGAAGCAAGCCAAAGCAGCAATGAAAAACGGGGCAAAATTATTGGTTCACAGTGTGGCCGATACCGGGGTTGATGACGAGTTTTTAACTCTCGCCATGGAGAATGGTACCATATATAATCCAACACTTATTGTCAGTGCCGGTTATACGCTCGCCTTTCGTGCAGCCGCCGGCATTGCCCCGCTTGAGATAAATGATCCCAACGGATGTGTGGATGCTAAAACGATGGATTTGGTAACAACGGCTTCACAATTTAAAGATCATCCCAGGTTGACAAATGAGTTTAAAGAAAGACTTAAAAACTTTAATCCTGAAACAGATATAATCAGTGATATTCAACTCCAGAACCTGAAGAAAGTATATGAGTCCGGTATTCCAATTGTAGTTGGAACCGATGCAGGCAATCCGGGCACTCTTCACGGAGTTTCAATTTTTGATGAAATGGATGCGATGCAGCAGGCAGGAATCCCGCCAAAAGATTTGATTGTGATGGCTACTAAAAACGGGGCTATGTCTATGCGGAGACTGGATGACTTCGGAACATTGGAAGCCGGTAAATTTGGAAACCTGATTTTACTGGAAGAAAATCCGGCTGAAGATATTTCCAATATGCGGTCGCTAACGCATGTAATGATTAAAGGGGAGTTGATGAGGGTTGACGAGATTCAGGGGAATTAG
- a CDS encoding S9 family peptidase, giving the protein MNRFSTGIPIRPMIFFIAIMFGFTQTGIAQNGLTPTQVSQIKSVGSVYLSPDGNTAAYTVLVPADPFKNNAPASAHLYLLDSQTGSTKPFITGRSVSGVAFRPNHNSITYLDKQDGDNTRSIYEISLDGGEAQKLYSFKTNIIGYEWAADGNHIVFRAAEPKESGDSPLPYQPEIYEENLTNTWAYIQNIAREDHNPDRIPVAGTVYTARWSPDQTKIAVAAAPTPLVDDSFMAQTVYIIDHKTREILTEVDHTGKLGQFTWSPDGKKIAMIAAADINDPIAGRLKMINPENGSATLLQKDFKGMFEQIEWTDDNTLHYLASKGVWSEFGSIRSDGSRMNVIIPTGGPILKAFAHASNGTHVFDVSTPTHPDELYLMKKGQKSPKRITNSNPWLDEVELGKQEVITYTTKDGFEIEGLLIYPVDYQEGTQYPLINVIHGGPEAHYDNGWLTSYSMAGQMGAADGFAVFYPNYRGSTGRGIQFAMSSQGDLAGAEFDDIVEGVDYLIDKGIADPSKVGVTGGSYGGYATGWLSTKYSDRFAAGVMFVGISNNLSKWGTSDIPEELYHVHARKRIWEDYQDYLERSPIYHVDNAKTPLLIMHGKEDTRVDPGQSYELYRHIKTRTDTPVRLVLYPGEGHGNRNATAQYDYSLRSMRWFNQYLKGEEATRPDSELEIEEMRIDN; this is encoded by the coding sequence ATGAACCGATTCAGCACAGGCATACCAATTAGGCCAATGATCTTTTTCATTGCCATTATGTTTGGATTCACACAAACGGGAATTGCACAAAACGGACTTACCCCAACACAAGTTTCTCAAATTAAAAGTGTCGGGTCTGTATATCTTTCACCCGATGGTAATACAGCAGCTTATACTGTTTTAGTTCCTGCTGATCCATTTAAAAATAATGCTCCGGCAAGTGCTCACCTGTATCTGCTTGATTCGCAAACCGGAAGCACTAAACCCTTTATAACAGGCCGAAGTGTGAGTGGGGTTGCCTTTCGTCCAAATCATAACAGCATAACCTATCTTGATAAGCAAGATGGTGATAATACCCGGTCTATTTATGAGATCTCGCTGGATGGAGGAGAAGCTCAAAAGTTGTATTCTTTTAAAACCAATATTATTGGATATGAGTGGGCTGCTGATGGGAATCATATCGTTTTCAGAGCTGCAGAACCTAAAGAATCTGGAGATTCACCTTTACCATATCAGCCGGAAATCTATGAGGAAAACCTCACGAACACCTGGGCATATATCCAGAATATAGCCCGTGAAGACCATAATCCAGATCGCATTCCTGTTGCAGGAACCGTTTATACAGCACGATGGAGCCCGGATCAAACTAAGATCGCAGTAGCAGCCGCACCCACGCCTTTGGTTGATGATTCTTTTATGGCCCAAACAGTATATATAATAGATCACAAAACTCGTGAAATATTGACGGAAGTAGATCATACCGGGAAATTGGGACAATTTACCTGGAGCCCGGATGGCAAGAAAATTGCCATGATCGCAGCTGCCGATATTAATGACCCTATCGCCGGGCGGCTTAAAATGATCAATCCTGAAAATGGTTCTGCCACCCTTTTACAAAAAGATTTCAAGGGAATGTTTGAACAGATTGAATGGACCGATGACAACACCCTCCACTACCTGGCCAGTAAAGGTGTATGGTCTGAATTCGGGAGCATCCGAAGCGATGGAAGCCGCATGAATGTGATCATTCCAACCGGAGGTCCCATCCTCAAAGCTTTTGCTCATGCTTCCAACGGCACCCATGTTTTTGATGTGAGCACCCCAACTCATCCCGATGAATTGTACCTGATGAAAAAGGGTCAAAAATCACCCAAACGAATCACCAACAGCAATCCCTGGTTAGATGAGGTAGAACTTGGCAAGCAGGAAGTCATCACTTATACCACAAAAGATGGATTTGAAATAGAAGGTCTGTTGATCTACCCGGTTGATTACCAAGAAGGCACCCAGTATCCGCTGATCAATGTAATCCATGGAGGCCCGGAAGCGCATTATGACAATGGCTGGCTCACTTCTTACTCTATGGCCGGACAAATGGGTGCGGCTGACGGTTTTGCCGTTTTCTATCCGAACTACCGCGGAAGTACCGGCAGGGGCATTCAATTTGCCATGAGCAGCCAAGGTGACCTGGCCGGGGCTGAATTTGACGACATTGTAGAAGGAGTGGATTACCTGATCGACAAAGGTATTGCGGATCCATCCAAAGTAGGTGTTACCGGAGGATCTTACGGAGGATATGCTACCGGTTGGCTTAGCACCAAATACAGTGACCGTTTTGCAGCTGGAGTGATGTTTGTCGGGATTAGCAACAACCTTTCTAAGTGGGGTACCAGTGATATCCCTGAAGAGTTATACCATGTGCATGCCCGCAAGCGAATTTGGGAAGATTACCAGGATTACCTGGAGCGCAGCCCCATCTATCACGTAGACAATGCAAAAACACCACTGTTGATTATGCACGGAAAAGAAGACACCCGGGTTGATCCGGGGCAATCGTACGAACTGTACCGACATATCAAAACTCGCACCGATACTCCGGTCCGATTGGTATTATATCCGGGCGAAGGCCATGGAAATCGTAATGCAACTGCTCAATATGATTATAGCCTGCGCTCCATGCGCTGGTTCAATCAATATCTAAAAGGTGAAGAAGCCACACGCCCTGATAGCGAACTTGAAATTGAAGAAATGAGAATAGACAATTAA